From a single Stomoxys calcitrans chromosome 4, idStoCalc2.1, whole genome shotgun sequence genomic region:
- the LOC106084174 gene encoding cytochrome P450 4d1 isoform X2 gives MLVANWFIDVLAKFFNFEIWAILLGLLGVVVYGIYHFKYKHIIEVTRNIPSPPSWPIVGHGPYFMFKQPHEMVQTMAYLEETYAKPMKFIKIWLGTELNIVTGDLKDLEIILGGVQHLEKAGEYKALAPWLGEGLLVSHGRKWHQRRKIITPAFHFSILGDFAHNFEKESRILVQSLDCEYRMQTEAGFCLGDLVNLCTLDAVCESAMGVSVNAQTNADSEYVRAVKTIAMVLHKRMFDIIYRFNLTYRLTKLAREEKKALAVLHGFTEKVIIQRREELLKAQQQTEDQSTNADADVGSKRKMAFLDILLQSEIDGKPLSNLDIREEVDTFMFEGHDTTSSAITFCFYNLALNPECQRKCFEEVIQVLGKDKSKPVTFEDLNNLHYVELCIKETLRLFPSVPLLGRKITEECEINGKIIPAGTNIGISPLQLGRMEELFPEPNVFKPERFEAGFSSEKVSPYAYIPFSAGPRNCIGQKFAMLEIKTVLANVLRHYEVDYAGNKDEEPLLIAELILRTKDPLMFKIKPRVY, from the exons ATGCTTGTGGCGAATTGGTTCATTGACGTATtagccaaatttttcaattttgaaatttgggcaATTCTGTTAGGCCTGTTGGGGGTGGTAGTGTACGGCATTTATCATTTCAAATACAAGCACATTATCGAAGTAACCCGAAACATACCATCGCCTCCATCCTGGCCTATTGTGGGTCATGGTCCATATTTCATGTTCAAGCAACCCCATGAAATGGTTCAAACTATGGCCTACTTGGAAGAAACATATGCAAAGCCtatgaaatttattaaaatatggcTGGGAACCGAGTTGAATATAGTCACAGGCGATCTCAAAGATTTGGAAATCATTTTGGGTGGCGTTCAGCATTTGGAAAAGGCAGGTGAATACAAAGCTCTGGCACCCTGGCTAGGTGAAGGCTTGCTAGTCAGCCATGGTCGTAAATGGCACCAGAGACGTAAAATCATTACGCCGGCTTTTCACTTTAGTATCCTTGGTGATTTTGCGCACAACTTTGAGAAGGAAAGCAGAATCCTGGTACAAAGTTTGGATTGCGAATATCGAATGCAAACGGAGGCAGGATTTTGTCTGGGTGATCTGGTGAATTTGTGCACATTGGATGCAGTATGTG AATCCGCCATGGGTGTCTCAGTAAACGCCCAAACAAATGCCGACTCTGAATATGTGAGAGCCGTCAAGAC TATTGCCATGGTGTTGCATAAACGCATGTTTGACATCATATATCGCTTTAATCTCACCTATCGCCTTACCAAGTTGGCTCGCGAGGAGAAAAAGGCCTTAGCCGTACTTCATGGTTTTACCGAGAAGGTAATCATTCAGAGGCGTGAGGAGCTTTTGAAGGCACAGCAGCAAACGGAAGATCAATCGACGAATGCCGATGCAGATGTGGGTTCAAAACGTAAAATGGCCTTTTTGGACATTCTTTTGCAGTCGGAAATTGATGGCAAACCCCTGAGTAATTTGGATATACGTGAAGAAGTGGATACGTTCATGTTTGAAGGCCATGACACCACCTCATCGGCGATAACCTTCTGCTTTTACAATCTAGCCCTCAATCCGGAATGTCAACGCAAATGTTTCGAAGAAGTCATTCAGGTTTTGGGCAAGGATAAATCAAAGCCGGTGACCTTTGAGGATCTCAATAATTTGCATTACGTCGAGTTGTGCATTAAGGAGACATTGCGCTTGTTCCCCTCGGTTCCCTTGCTGGGCAGGAAAATCACCGAAGAGTGCGAAATAA ATGGTAAAATTATTCCCGCCGGCACCAACATTGGCATCTCTCCCCTGCAATTGGGCCGCATGGAAGAGCTTTTCCCCGAACCCAACGTCTTCAAGCCGGAACGTTTCGAGGCTGGCTTTAGCAGTGAAAAAGTGAGTCCCTATGCCTACATTCCCTTCTCGGCGGGTCCCCGCAATTGCATCGGGCAAAAGTTTGCCATGCTGGAAATAAAAACCGTGCTTGCCAATGTCTTGCGCCACTATGAGGTCGACTATGCGGGCAACAAGGATGAGGAGCCGCTGCTCATAGCAGAATTGATCTTGAGAACCAAAGATCCACTCATGTTCAAAATAAAACCCCGAGTTTATTAA
- the LOC106084174 gene encoding cytochrome P450 4d1 isoform X3, with protein MTAFAISGITYFFGFLVLPIIFGFIIYLVKFKHTIDVIKSIPGPPAIPLVGHGHYFIGKSPHENLLQFHAFAKTYGRTYKIWLGPELNIMTNDVQDAEVILGTTRFNDKAQQYVTLDPWLREGLLISRARKWHLRRKALTPAFHFKILEQFVEIFDRQSRSLLENLHKEHRMQTSEGFDLYDWVNLSTLDTICESAMGVSVNAQTNADSEYVRAVKTIAMVLHKRMFDIIYRFNLTYRLTKLAREEKKALAVLHGFTEKVIIQRREELLKAQQQTEDQSTNADADVGSKRKMAFLDILLQSEIDGKPLSNLDIREEVDTFMFEGHDTTSSAITFCFYNLALNPECQRKCFEEVIQVLGKDKSKPVTFEDLNNLHYVELCIKETLRLFPSVPLLGRKITEECEINGKIIPAGTNIGISPLQLGRMEELFPEPNVFKPERFEAGFSSEKVSPYAYIPFSAGPRNCIGQKFAMLEIKTVLANVLRHYEVDYAGNKDEEPLLIAELILRTKDPLMFKIKPRVY; from the exons ATGACCGCTTTCGCAATATCGGGTATAACCTATTTTTTCGGTTTCTTGGTGTTACCAATAATTTTCGGTTTCATAATATATCTGGTGAAATTTAAACATACCATCGATGTTATCAAGAGCATACCAGGTCCACCGGCTATTCCCCTAGTGGGACATGGACACTATTTTATAGGCAAAAGTCCGCATGAAAATCTCCTACAATTTCATGCGTTTGCCAAAACGTATGGACGCACCTATAAGATATGGCTTGGTCCGGAATTGAATATAATGACAAATGATGTCCAAGATGCCGAAGTAATCTTGGGTACCACGCGCTTCAATGATAAGGCCCAACAGTATGTAACCTTGGACCCATGGCTGCGAGAGGGACTTCTGATAAGTCGCGCCCGGAAATGGCATCTACGTCGTAAGGCACTTACACCTGCATTCCACTTTAAGATTTTGGAACAGTTTGTTGAGATCTTTGATCGTCAATCGCGATCATTGTTGGAAAATCTACACAAGGAACATCGCATGCAGACAAGCGAAGGGTTTGATTTGTACGATTGGGTCAATTTGAGTACCTTGGATACAATATGTG AATCCGCCATGGGTGTCTCAGTAAACGCCCAAACAAATGCCGACTCTGAATATGTGAGAGCCGTCAAGAC TATTGCCATGGTGTTGCATAAACGCATGTTTGACATCATATATCGCTTTAATCTCACCTATCGCCTTACCAAGTTGGCTCGCGAGGAGAAAAAGGCCTTAGCCGTACTTCATGGTTTTACCGAGAAGGTAATCATTCAGAGGCGTGAGGAGCTTTTGAAGGCACAGCAGCAAACGGAAGATCAATCGACGAATGCCGATGCAGATGTGGGTTCAAAACGTAAAATGGCCTTTTTGGACATTCTTTTGCAGTCGGAAATTGATGGCAAACCCCTGAGTAATTTGGATATACGTGAAGAAGTGGATACGTTCATGTTTGAAGGCCATGACACCACCTCATCGGCGATAACCTTCTGCTTTTACAATCTAGCCCTCAATCCGGAATGTCAACGCAAATGTTTCGAAGAAGTCATTCAGGTTTTGGGCAAGGATAAATCAAAGCCGGTGACCTTTGAGGATCTCAATAATTTGCATTACGTCGAGTTGTGCATTAAGGAGACATTGCGCTTGTTCCCCTCGGTTCCCTTGCTGGGCAGGAAAATCACCGAAGAGTGCGAAATAA ATGGTAAAATTATTCCCGCCGGCACCAACATTGGCATCTCTCCCCTGCAATTGGGCCGCATGGAAGAGCTTTTCCCCGAACCCAACGTCTTCAAGCCGGAACGTTTCGAGGCTGGCTTTAGCAGTGAAAAAGTGAGTCCCTATGCCTACATTCCCTTCTCGGCGGGTCCCCGCAATTGCATCGGGCAAAAGTTTGCCATGCTGGAAATAAAAACCGTGCTTGCCAATGTCTTGCGCCACTATGAGGTCGACTATGCGGGCAACAAGGATGAGGAGCCGCTGCTCATAGCAGAATTGATCTTGAGAACCAAAGATCCACTCATGTTCAAAATAAAACCCCGAGTTTATTAA
- the LOC106084174 gene encoding cytochrome P450 4d1 isoform X1 — protein MFEPSYLFDGLVEFGALQLIVGLLSLLWGTAYGIYYFKFKHSIEVTRNIPSPPALPIVGHGHYFMFKKPHEMLQTIWRLGMQYAKPVKFIKIWLGTELNIITGDLTDLEIILGGVQHLEKAGEYKALGPWLGEGLLVSHGRKWHKRRKIITPAFHFSILAEFVQNFEKESRILVQVLYREYLKQTAAGFCLGDLINLCTLDAVCESAMGVSVNAQTNADSEYVRAVKTIAMVLHKRMFDIIYRFNLTYRLTKLAREEKKALAVLHGFTEKVIIQRREELLKAQQQTEDQSTNADADVGSKRKMAFLDILLQSEIDGKPLSNLDIREEVDTFMFEGHDTTSSAITFCFYNLALNPECQRKCFEEVIQVLGKDKSKPVTFEDLNNLHYVELCIKETLRLFPSVPLLGRKITEECEINGKIIPAGTNIGISPLQLGRMEELFPEPNVFKPERFEAGFSSEKVSPYAYIPFSAGPRNCIGQKFAMLEIKTVLANVLRHYEVDYAGNKDEEPLLIAELILRTKDPLMFKIKPRVY, from the exons ATGTTCGAACCGAGTTATTTATTTGACGGTCTTGTCGAATTTGGCGCATTGCAACTTATCGTTGGTCTCTTGAGCCTGCTGTGGGGCACCGCCTATGGCATCTACTATTTCAAATTCAAGCATAGCATTGAGGTGACCCGCAACATACCTTCTCCGCCGGCATTGCCCATTGTGGGTCATGGACATTACTTCATGTTCAAAAAACCCCATGAAATGCTACAGACCATATGGAGATTGGGCATGCAATATGCCAAGCcagttaaatttattaaaatatggcTGGGCACGGAGCTGAATATTATAACGGGAGATCTGAcagatttggaaataattttgggtggtgtccAGCATTTGGAGAAGGCAGGCGAATACAAAGCCTTGGGACCTTGGCTGGGCGAAGGTTTGCTGGTTAGCCATGGACGCAAATGGCACAAGCGACGTAAAATCATTACACCGGCTTTCCATTTTAGTATCCTAGCtgagtttgtgcaaaatttcgaaaaagagaGCAGGATCCTGGTCCAAGTTCTGTATCGAGAGTATTTAAAGCAAACGGCGGCGGGTTTTTGTCTTGGTGATTTAATCAATTTGTGCACATTGGATGCAGTATGTG AATCCGCCATGGGTGTCTCAGTAAACGCCCAAACAAATGCCGACTCTGAATATGTGAGAGCCGTCAAGAC TATTGCCATGGTGTTGCATAAACGCATGTTTGACATCATATATCGCTTTAATCTCACCTATCGCCTTACCAAGTTGGCTCGCGAGGAGAAAAAGGCCTTAGCCGTACTTCATGGTTTTACCGAGAAGGTAATCATTCAGAGGCGTGAGGAGCTTTTGAAGGCACAGCAGCAAACGGAAGATCAATCGACGAATGCCGATGCAGATGTGGGTTCAAAACGTAAAATGGCCTTTTTGGACATTCTTTTGCAGTCGGAAATTGATGGCAAACCCCTGAGTAATTTGGATATACGTGAAGAAGTGGATACGTTCATGTTTGAAGGCCATGACACCACCTCATCGGCGATAACCTTCTGCTTTTACAATCTAGCCCTCAATCCGGAATGTCAACGCAAATGTTTCGAAGAAGTCATTCAGGTTTTGGGCAAGGATAAATCAAAGCCGGTGACCTTTGAGGATCTCAATAATTTGCATTACGTCGAGTTGTGCATTAAGGAGACATTGCGCTTGTTCCCCTCGGTTCCCTTGCTGGGCAGGAAAATCACCGAAGAGTGCGAAATAA ATGGTAAAATTATTCCCGCCGGCACCAACATTGGCATCTCTCCCCTGCAATTGGGCCGCATGGAAGAGCTTTTCCCCGAACCCAACGTCTTCAAGCCGGAACGTTTCGAGGCTGGCTTTAGCAGTGAAAAAGTGAGTCCCTATGCCTACATTCCCTTCTCGGCGGGTCCCCGCAATTGCATCGGGCAAAAGTTTGCCATGCTGGAAATAAAAACCGTGCTTGCCAATGTCTTGCGCCACTATGAGGTCGACTATGCGGGCAACAAGGATGAGGAGCCGCTGCTCATAGCAGAATTGATCTTGAGAACCAAAGATCCACTCATGTTCAAAATAAAACCCCGAGTTTATTAA
- the LOC106084174 gene encoding cytochrome P450 4d1 isoform X5 → MYFAYLIFTLLSLLILKYLPSWRSYLRRWKLSKNLQGPAPWPILGNATLFFGCCPEDAFIIIKNIMTEHGDTIKFWFGFQFSVFMANTKDLEMILGTTTWLLKAHEYSFLDNWLCEGLLISKPNKWFKRRKILTPAFHFKILERFIEIFDRNSRVLVKNIHHATQRNNQREIILGHWINLATLDVICESAMGVSVNAQTNADSEYVRAVKTIAMVLHKRMFDIIYRFNLTYRLTKLAREEKKALAVLHGFTEKVIIQRREELLKAQQQTEDQSTNADADVGSKRKMAFLDILLQSEIDGKPLSNLDIREEVDTFMFEGHDTTSSAITFCFYNLALNPECQRKCFEEVIQVLGKDKSKPVTFEDLNNLHYVELCIKETLRLFPSVPLLGRKITEECEINGKIIPAGTNIGISPLQLGRMEELFPEPNVFKPERFEAGFSSEKVSPYAYIPFSAGPRNCIGQKFAMLEIKTVLANVLRHYEVDYAGNKDEEPLLIAELILRTKDPLMFKIKPRVY, encoded by the exons ATGTATTTTGCTTATTTGATATTTACATTGCTGTCGTTGCTGATCCTCAAATACTTGCCCAGTTGGAGGAGCTATTTAAGGCGTTGGAAGTTATCGAAAAATTTACAAGGGCCTGCGCCATGGCCCATCTTGGGAAATGCCACCCTCTTCTTTGGTTGTTGCCCTGAAGATGCCTTTATCATCATTAAAAACATAATGACTGAGCATGGAGATACTATAAAATTCTGGTTTGGCTTTCAGTTCAGTGTGTTCATGGCCAACACCAAAGATTTGGAAATGATTCTGGGAACCACCACTTGGCTGCTGAAGGCCCATGAATACAGCTTTTTGGATAATTGGTTGTGTGAAGGTCTATTGATCAGCAAGCCTAACAAATGGTTTAAGCGTCGAAAAATTCTAACCCCagcatttcattttaaaatactGGAGcggtttatagaaatttttgataGAAATTCACGGGTATTAGTAAAAAATATTCATCATGCCACACAAAGAAATAATCAAAGAGAGATCATCTTGGGACATTGGATTAATTTGGCAACATTGGATGTTATCTGTG AATCCGCCATGGGTGTCTCAGTAAACGCCCAAACAAATGCCGACTCTGAATATGTGAGAGCCGTCAAGAC TATTGCCATGGTGTTGCATAAACGCATGTTTGACATCATATATCGCTTTAATCTCACCTATCGCCTTACCAAGTTGGCTCGCGAGGAGAAAAAGGCCTTAGCCGTACTTCATGGTTTTACCGAGAAGGTAATCATTCAGAGGCGTGAGGAGCTTTTGAAGGCACAGCAGCAAACGGAAGATCAATCGACGAATGCCGATGCAGATGTGGGTTCAAAACGTAAAATGGCCTTTTTGGACATTCTTTTGCAGTCGGAAATTGATGGCAAACCCCTGAGTAATTTGGATATACGTGAAGAAGTGGATACGTTCATGTTTGAAGGCCATGACACCACCTCATCGGCGATAACCTTCTGCTTTTACAATCTAGCCCTCAATCCGGAATGTCAACGCAAATGTTTCGAAGAAGTCATTCAGGTTTTGGGCAAGGATAAATCAAAGCCGGTGACCTTTGAGGATCTCAATAATTTGCATTACGTCGAGTTGTGCATTAAGGAGACATTGCGCTTGTTCCCCTCGGTTCCCTTGCTGGGCAGGAAAATCACCGAAGAGTGCGAAATAA ATGGTAAAATTATTCCCGCCGGCACCAACATTGGCATCTCTCCCCTGCAATTGGGCCGCATGGAAGAGCTTTTCCCCGAACCCAACGTCTTCAAGCCGGAACGTTTCGAGGCTGGCTTTAGCAGTGAAAAAGTGAGTCCCTATGCCTACATTCCCTTCTCGGCGGGTCCCCGCAATTGCATCGGGCAAAAGTTTGCCATGCTGGAAATAAAAACCGTGCTTGCCAATGTCTTGCGCCACTATGAGGTCGACTATGCGGGCAACAAGGATGAGGAGCCGCTGCTCATAGCAGAATTGATCTTGAGAACCAAAGATCCACTCATGTTCAAAATAAAACCCCGAGTTTATTAA
- the LOC106084174 gene encoding cytochrome P450 4d1 isoform X4 yields the protein MFFAVYLPVTLLVVLLFACLPGLRQYLRRWQLSQKFQGPPPWPILGNAYLFFGCRPEDVFNIIKSIMIKYGDTIKFWFGLEFTLYMANTKDLEAILGTTNWLVKSYEYRFLDNWLCEGLLLSKPTKWFKRRKILTPAFHFKILEQFIESFDKNSRVLVTNMNEAAQHDGMLNMGQWTNLTTLDIICESAMGVSVNAQTNADSEYVRAVKTIAMVLHKRMFDIIYRFNLTYRLTKLAREEKKALAVLHGFTEKVIIQRREELLKAQQQTEDQSTNADADVGSKRKMAFLDILLQSEIDGKPLSNLDIREEVDTFMFEGHDTTSSAITFCFYNLALNPECQRKCFEEVIQVLGKDKSKPVTFEDLNNLHYVELCIKETLRLFPSVPLLGRKITEECEINGKIIPAGTNIGISPLQLGRMEELFPEPNVFKPERFEAGFSSEKVSPYAYIPFSAGPRNCIGQKFAMLEIKTVLANVLRHYEVDYAGNKDEEPLLIAELILRTKDPLMFKIKPRVY from the exons ATGTTCTTCGCAGTTTATTTACCCGTTACGCTACTTGTGGTTCTgctttttgcttgtttgcccGGTTTAAGGCAATATTTGAGACGATGGCAACTGTCGCAGAAATTTCAGGGACCCCCACCGTGGCCTATTTTGGGAAATGCCTATCTCTTTTTCGGTTGCCGTCCCGAAGACGTATTCAACATCATAAAGAGTATAATGATTAAGTACGGAGACACCATTAAGTTTTGGTTTGGTCTTGAGTTTACTTTGTATATGGCGAATACCAAAGACTTGGAAGCCATACTGGGCACTACCAACTGGTTGGTCAAGTCTTATGAATATCGTTTTCTTGACAATTGGTTGTGTGAAGGTTTATTGCTGAGCAAACCAACGAAATGGTTTAAGCGGCGTAAGATTTTGACACCTGCCTTCCATTTCAAAATATTGGAACAGTTTATTGAGAGTTTTGATAAGAATTCTCGCGTTCTGGTCACAAATATGAATGAGGCTGCTCAACATGATGGAATGTTAAACATGGGACAATGGACAAATTTGACAACATTGGATATAATTTGTG AATCCGCCATGGGTGTCTCAGTAAACGCCCAAACAAATGCCGACTCTGAATATGTGAGAGCCGTCAAGAC TATTGCCATGGTGTTGCATAAACGCATGTTTGACATCATATATCGCTTTAATCTCACCTATCGCCTTACCAAGTTGGCTCGCGAGGAGAAAAAGGCCTTAGCCGTACTTCATGGTTTTACCGAGAAGGTAATCATTCAGAGGCGTGAGGAGCTTTTGAAGGCACAGCAGCAAACGGAAGATCAATCGACGAATGCCGATGCAGATGTGGGTTCAAAACGTAAAATGGCCTTTTTGGACATTCTTTTGCAGTCGGAAATTGATGGCAAACCCCTGAGTAATTTGGATATACGTGAAGAAGTGGATACGTTCATGTTTGAAGGCCATGACACCACCTCATCGGCGATAACCTTCTGCTTTTACAATCTAGCCCTCAATCCGGAATGTCAACGCAAATGTTTCGAAGAAGTCATTCAGGTTTTGGGCAAGGATAAATCAAAGCCGGTGACCTTTGAGGATCTCAATAATTTGCATTACGTCGAGTTGTGCATTAAGGAGACATTGCGCTTGTTCCCCTCGGTTCCCTTGCTGGGCAGGAAAATCACCGAAGAGTGCGAAATAA ATGGTAAAATTATTCCCGCCGGCACCAACATTGGCATCTCTCCCCTGCAATTGGGCCGCATGGAAGAGCTTTTCCCCGAACCCAACGTCTTCAAGCCGGAACGTTTCGAGGCTGGCTTTAGCAGTGAAAAAGTGAGTCCCTATGCCTACATTCCCTTCTCGGCGGGTCCCCGCAATTGCATCGGGCAAAAGTTTGCCATGCTGGAAATAAAAACCGTGCTTGCCAATGTCTTGCGCCACTATGAGGTCGACTATGCGGGCAACAAGGATGAGGAGCCGCTGCTCATAGCAGAATTGATCTTGAGAACCAAAGATCCACTCATGTTCAAAATAAAACCCCGAGTTTATTAA